Proteins encoded together in one Peribacillus asahii window:
- the yabG gene encoding sporulation peptidase YabG → MTVQINDIVGRISYESDILFRVIDIREVNGKKQAILYGEEFRLIADAPFEDLVKIQEEERNERQRATKELQEQSNRLLTQDLELQQQKSGYESSNGYRYDGDYFQIPGKVLHVDGDASYLRKCLDLYARFHIPVNGVFCNEKEMPYKIGGLLDHYRPDILVITGHDSYSKSKGDITDLKAYRHSKEFVETVREARKKVASLDHLIIFAGACQSHFESIIQAGANFASSPSRVNIHALDPVYIVGKISFTPFREYIHVWDVLRNTLTGEKGLGGIETRGVLRTGLPFKPIQEEK, encoded by the coding sequence ATGACTGTGCAGATTAATGATATTGTTGGACGAATTTCATATGAGAGCGATATATTATTTCGCGTCATCGATATTCGGGAGGTAAATGGAAAGAAGCAAGCCATTTTATATGGGGAAGAGTTTCGGCTAATTGCAGATGCTCCTTTTGAAGATTTAGTAAAGATTCAGGAAGAAGAGCGAAATGAACGCCAACGTGCGACAAAAGAGCTACAAGAGCAATCCAATCGTCTACTTACGCAGGATTTAGAATTACAGCAGCAAAAGAGCGGTTATGAATCGAGTAACGGATATCGATATGATGGGGATTATTTTCAAATACCGGGCAAGGTGCTCCATGTTGATGGAGATGCATCTTATTTACGTAAGTGTTTGGATTTATATGCAAGGTTTCATATTCCTGTAAACGGTGTATTTTGTAATGAGAAAGAAATGCCATACAAAATCGGCGGCTTATTGGATCATTATCGACCTGATATTCTCGTCATTACAGGGCATGATTCTTATTCGAAATCGAAAGGCGATATAACGGATCTAAAGGCCTATCGCCATTCGAAGGAATTTGTCGAGACAGTTCGTGAAGCACGCAAAAAGGTAGCAAGCTTAGATCATCTTATTATTTTTGCAGGAGCTTGTCAGTCCCACTTTGAATCCATTATTCAAGCGGGGGCCAATTTTGCAAGCTCTCCTTCGCGAGTTAATATCCATGCTTTAGATCCTGTCTATATAGTAGGGAAGATTAGTTTTACACCATTTCGTGAGTATATACATGTATGGGATGTGCTGCGTAATACATTAACTGGGGAAAAAGGGTTAGGCGGCATTGAAACAAGAGGAGTCCTGCGAACAGGTTTGCCGTTTAAACCGATTCAAGAAGAAAAATAA
- the metG gene encoding methionine--tRNA ligase, with translation MKDNQKTFYITTPIYYPSGNLHIGHAYTTVAGDAMARYKRLRGFDVMYLTGTDEHGQKIQRKAEEQGITPQQYVDNIVSGIKDLWKKLDISYNDFIRTTEERHKEVVAKIFKQLLDQGDIYLDEYEGLYCTPCESFFTERQVEENDGKCPDCNRPVEKVKEESYFFRMSKYADRLLQFYEENPQFIQPESRKNEMINNFIKPGLEDLAVSRTTFDWGIKVPGNPKHVVYVWIDALTNYITALGYGSKDESKYTKYWPANVHLVGKEIVRFHTIYWPIMLMALDLPLPNKVFAHGWLLMKDGKMSKSKGNVVDPVTLIDRYGLDALRYYLLREVPFGSDGVFTPEGFIERINFDLANDLGNLLNRTVAMINKYFDGEIPAYVDSKGEFQQSLLEMNRETVKKYEEAMENMEFSVALTSIWQLVSRTNKFIDETQPWVLAKEEEKRDELGSVMVHLAETLRRVAILLKPFLTQTPEKIFAQLNIKDEILKTWDSLDAFGQIPAQTKVVKAEPIFPRLEMEEEVQYIKEQMQGGAPKEESKEEPKEIEIPEVDEITIDDFMKVELRVAQVLEVEPVKKADKLLKLQLDLGYERRQVVSGIAQYYKPEELVGKKVICVTNLKPVKLRGELSQGMILAGSNEGVLSVATVDAALPNGSKVK, from the coding sequence ATGAAGGATAACCAAAAGACATTTTATATTACAACGCCTATTTATTATCCAAGTGGAAATTTACATATAGGTCATGCTTATACAACTGTGGCAGGCGATGCAATGGCTCGCTATAAAAGACTGCGTGGATTCGATGTCATGTACTTGACAGGGACCGATGAACATGGTCAAAAGATTCAACGAAAGGCAGAAGAACAAGGGATAACACCACAGCAATATGTCGATAATATCGTTTCAGGTATTAAAGATCTATGGAAAAAACTTGATATTTCTTACAATGACTTTATTAGAACAACGGAAGAGCGTCATAAAGAAGTTGTTGCCAAGATTTTTAAGCAGCTGCTTGATCAGGGAGATATTTATTTAGATGAATATGAGGGGTTATACTGTACACCTTGTGAATCATTCTTTACAGAGCGTCAAGTTGAAGAAAATGATGGAAAGTGCCCGGACTGCAACAGACCAGTTGAAAAGGTAAAAGAGGAATCATATTTCTTTAGAATGAGTAAGTATGCAGACCGTTTGCTGCAATTTTATGAAGAAAATCCACAATTTATTCAACCGGAATCTCGTAAGAATGAAATGATTAATAACTTCATTAAGCCAGGTTTAGAGGATTTGGCTGTTTCGCGTACGACTTTTGATTGGGGAATTAAAGTACCAGGTAATCCGAAGCATGTTGTGTATGTATGGATTGATGCCTTAACGAATTATATTACCGCTTTAGGTTATGGGTCTAAAGATGAGTCAAAGTATACTAAATATTGGCCAGCTAATGTTCATCTTGTTGGAAAAGAAATCGTACGCTTCCATACTATTTATTGGCCAATTATGTTGATGGCACTGGATTTACCATTACCGAACAAAGTGTTTGCGCATGGTTGGTTATTAATGAAGGATGGCAAGATGTCAAAGTCAAAAGGAAACGTGGTCGATCCTGTCACATTAATTGATCGTTACGGGTTAGATGCGTTACGCTATTATTTACTGCGTGAAGTACCATTTGGTTCAGATGGAGTATTTACTCCAGAAGGCTTTATTGAACGTATTAACTTTGATTTAGCGAATGATCTTGGAAATCTACTTAATCGTACAGTTGCCATGATTAATAAATATTTTGATGGAGAAATCCCAGCTTATGTAGATTCAAAAGGTGAATTCCAGCAGTCTTTATTAGAGATGAATAGGGAAACTGTGAAGAAATATGAAGAGGCTATGGAGAATATGGAATTCTCAGTTGCTTTGACGTCTATTTGGCAGCTTGTGAGCAGAACGAATAAATTTATTGATGAAACACAGCCATGGGTACTTGCAAAAGAGGAAGAAAAGCGCGATGAACTAGGAAGTGTAATGGTTCATTTAGCTGAAACATTACGTCGAGTGGCTATTTTACTAAAACCATTTTTAACACAGACACCAGAAAAAATCTTTGCCCAATTAAATATTAAGGATGAGATATTAAAAACGTGGGATAGCTTGGATGCTTTTGGACAAATTCCAGCTCAAACAAAGGTAGTTAAAGCAGAACCAATTTTTCCTCGATTAGAGATGGAAGAGGAAGTCCAATATATTAAAGAGCAAATGCAGGGGGGAGCTCCAAAAGAGGAATCAAAGGAAGAACCGAAAGAAATTGAAATTCCAGAAGTCGATGAGATTACAATTGATGATTTCATGAAAGTAGAGCTTAGAGTAGCACAAGTGCTAGAAGTAGAACCAGTGAAAAAGGCTGATAAACTTTTAAAATTACAACTAGATTTGGGCTATGAAAGACGCCAAGTTGTATCAGGTATTGCTCAATATTATAAACCGGAAGAATTAGTGGGCAAAAAAGTCATTTGTGTTACAAATTTGAAACCAGTAAAATTGCGCGGTGAATTATCACAGGGAATGATTCTAGCAGGAAGTAATGAAGGTGTATTATCCGTTGCAACCGTTGATGCAGCGCTTCCTAATGGCTCTAAAGTGAAATAG
- a CDS encoding G5 and 3D domain-containing protein, which yields MKNLVPKSFGIKRTTNAICSVLVLTIVVGILFYQGTKQTITVIIDGQEQVVRTHAATVDEVLKELEIQVKAEDYILPSKNSQLKEDVQVVWKPAQQVALLQDGKETKVWTTTDTVGELLKEQDIEVTQHDKLSPAKKTPIKEKMEISVKKAFPLTLVVGGKKKQVWSTSTTVVDFLTQQGVKLNELDRVEPKLSEKVQAKNTINVTRVEKVTDVVESPIEYDIVKKEDDSLSEGKEKILTEGKKGQISTQYEVIKENGKEVKRKVIAEKVIKEKQDQVVAVGTKAPTPTATYASNVSSSSGGKEIYVSSTAYTASCNGCSGVTATGMNLKSNPHAKVIAVDPNVIPLGSKVHVEGYGYAVAADKGGAIRGNKIDVFIPSKSEAYRWGVKRVKVRIID from the coding sequence ATGAAGAACTTAGTTCCCAAGTCTTTTGGGATAAAGCGAACAACCAATGCTATTTGTAGTGTACTTGTGCTTACGATAGTGGTTGGAATCCTGTTTTATCAAGGTACAAAGCAGACGATTACTGTCATCATTGATGGGCAAGAACAAGTAGTGCGCACACATGCTGCTACTGTAGATGAGGTATTAAAAGAGTTAGAGATTCAGGTCAAAGCTGAAGACTACATATTGCCTTCGAAAAACAGTCAGTTGAAAGAGGATGTACAAGTAGTCTGGAAACCTGCTCAACAAGTAGCATTACTTCAGGACGGCAAGGAAACAAAAGTATGGACAACAACTGATACAGTTGGTGAGTTGTTAAAGGAACAAGACATTGAAGTGACACAACATGATAAATTGAGTCCTGCTAAAAAGACCCCTATTAAAGAAAAAATGGAAATTTCCGTTAAAAAAGCTTTTCCACTCACTTTAGTAGTGGGAGGTAAGAAAAAGCAAGTGTGGTCAACTTCGACTACGGTCGTTGACTTTTTGACGCAACAAGGTGTGAAGCTCAATGAATTAGATAGAGTTGAGCCGAAATTATCGGAAAAAGTTCAAGCAAAGAATACAATAAACGTCACTCGAGTTGAAAAAGTCACCGATGTAGTGGAATCACCAATCGAATATGACATTGTGAAAAAAGAAGATGATTCCCTTTCAGAAGGAAAAGAAAAAATCCTGACAGAAGGGAAAAAAGGTCAAATTTCAACACAATATGAAGTCATAAAAGAAAACGGTAAAGAAGTAAAACGAAAAGTTATTGCTGAAAAGGTTATAAAAGAAAAGCAGGATCAGGTAGTCGCAGTAGGAACGAAAGCACCTACTCCCACTGCTACTTATGCAAGTAATGTTAGTAGTTCATCAGGCGGAAAAGAAATATATGTTTCATCAACCGCTTACACAGCAAGCTGTAATGGTTGTTCCGGCGTGACAGCGACGGGAATGAATTTAAAGAGTAATCCACATGCAAAGGTGATTGCTGTTGATCCTAATGTCATCCCGCTTGGTTCTAAAGTACATGTTGAAGGATACGGCTATGCTGTTGCTGCCGACAAAGGTGGAGCAATTAGAGGAAATAAAATTGATGTGTTTATCCCTTCTAAATCTGAAGCCTATCGTTGGGGTGTCAAGAGGGTAAAGGTTCGTATAATCGATTAG
- the rnmV gene encoding ribonuclease M5 → MKKIKEIIVVEGKDDTVAIKRSVNADTIETNGSAVNESVIEQVRLAQQTRGVIIFTDPDFPGQKIRNTISEQVKGCKHAFITKQEGLPKSGRGIGVEHASPEAIRNALKDAQLMEEEAPEEISQQDLVDAGLIGGAGAKDRRERLGVLLRIGHTNGKQLYKRLNMFQISKKAFIEAMVRINQEEKNE, encoded by the coding sequence ATGAAAAAAATTAAGGAAATTATTGTAGTGGAAGGAAAAGACGATACCGTGGCCATTAAGCGGTCAGTTAATGCCGATACGATTGAGACAAATGGTTCAGCCGTGAATGAATCTGTTATTGAACAAGTTCGGCTTGCTCAGCAAACACGAGGCGTGATTATTTTTACTGATCCAGACTTTCCAGGTCAAAAAATTAGAAATACGATTTCGGAGCAAGTGAAGGGCTGTAAGCATGCTTTCATTACGAAACAGGAGGGATTGCCGAAATCTGGACGCGGTATTGGTGTGGAGCATGCATCTCCCGAGGCGATTCGAAATGCGTTGAAGGATGCGCAATTAATGGAGGAAGAGGCTCCTGAAGAAATTTCGCAGCAGGACCTTGTTGATGCAGGTTTAATCGGCGGGGCAGGTGCAAAGGATAGAAGAGAAAGACTTGGCGTACTGTTACGTATTGGCCACACAAATGGTAAGCAGTTATATAAACGTTTGAACATGTTTCAAATTTCGAAGAAAGCGTTTATTGAGGCAATGGTTCGGATAAATCAGGAGGAAAAGAATGAATAA
- a CDS encoding TatD family hydrolase, with translation MLFDTHVHLNAEQFEEDLTEAIKRAQEAGVANMIVVGFDRPTITKAMELVETYDFLYAAVGWHPVDAIDMTDGDLEWIESLAAHPKVVAIGEMGLDYYWDKSPKEIQMEVFRKQIRLAKRVKLPIIIHNREATADIITILREEEASLVGGIMHCFSGSVETAKECLEMNFYISLGGPVTFKNAKKPKEVAAEVPLDRLLIETDCPYLAPHPFRGKRNEPAYVKLVAEQIASIKQVSVEEVARITTENAKKIFAIN, from the coding sequence ATGCTATTTGATACGCATGTACATCTGAACGCAGAACAATTTGAAGAAGATTTGACAGAAGCAATTAAGAGAGCACAAGAAGCAGGGGTCGCTAACATGATTGTCGTAGGATTTGATCGTCCAACGATTACAAAGGCAATGGAGTTAGTAGAAACATATGATTTCTTATATGCGGCCGTAGGCTGGCATCCTGTTGATGCAATTGATATGACTGATGGTGATTTAGAGTGGATCGAATCACTAGCAGCACATCCAAAGGTCGTAGCAATTGGAGAAATGGGACTAGACTATTATTGGGATAAGTCACCAAAAGAAATCCAAATGGAGGTGTTTCGAAAGCAAATTCGTTTGGCTAAAAGAGTGAAACTACCAATTATTATTCATAATCGAGAAGCGACAGCAGATATTATAACCATTTTAAGAGAAGAAGAGGCATCACTTGTAGGTGGTATTATGCATTGCTTTAGTGGCAGTGTAGAAACGGCAAAAGAATGTTTAGAGATGAACTTTTATATTTCTCTCGGTGGGCCAGTTACATTTAAAAATGCTAAAAAACCGAAGGAAGTTGCAGCAGAAGTTCCACTAGATCGCTTGCTTATTGAAACCGATTGTCCGTACTTAGCTCCGCATCCTTTTAGAGGAAAAAGAAATGAACCGGCTTATGTGAAACTAGTAGCTGAGCAGATTGCAAGTATTAAACAAGTTTCAGTAGAAGAAGTTGCACGCATTACAACAGAAAATGCCAAAAAAATATTCGCCATAAATTGA
- the rsmA gene encoding 16S rRNA (adenine(1518)-N(6)/adenine(1519)-N(6))-dimethyltransferase RsmA: MNKDIATPIRTKEILKKYGFSFKKSLGQNFLIDTNILHRIVDFAELTEESGAIEIGPGIGALTEQLAKRSKKVTAFEIDQRLLPILADTLLPYQNVKIIHQDILKADVQQVVSEEFAGIRDLMVVANLPYYVTTPIILKLLADRLPIRGIVCMLQKEVADRIAAKPGTKEYGSLSIAIQYYTEAETVMIVPKTVFMPQPNVDSAVIRLTKREKPLVEVKDEEFLFQVTRASFAQRRKTILNNLSSQLPSGKEKKEQIIEALEETGIDPTRRGETLTIEEFGRLSDALLGTFK, from the coding sequence ATGAATAAAGACATTGCAACACCTATTAGAACAAAAGAAATCTTAAAGAAGTATGGTTTTTCCTTTAAGAAGAGTTTAGGGCAGAACTTTTTAATTGATACGAATATTTTACATCGAATTGTAGACTTTGCAGAGCTGACAGAAGAAAGCGGTGCTATTGAGATTGGACCAGGAATTGGGGCTTTAACGGAACAGCTTGCTAAAAGAAGTAAAAAAGTGACAGCGTTTGAGATTGATCAGCGCCTACTGCCTATTTTAGCGGATACATTGTTACCCTATCAGAATGTGAAGATTATTCATCAGGATATTTTAAAAGCCGATGTTCAGCAAGTGGTTTCGGAAGAGTTTGCAGGTATACGTGATTTAATGGTTGTAGCGAACCTCCCTTATTATGTGACGACACCGATTATTTTAAAGTTATTAGCTGATCGTTTGCCGATTCGGGGCATTGTCTGTATGCTGCAAAAAGAAGTGGCAGACCGGATTGCGGCGAAACCGGGTACGAAAGAGTATGGTTCTTTATCTATCGCTATCCAATACTATACGGAAGCTGAAACGGTGATGATTGTTCCCAAAACAGTCTTTATGCCACAGCCGAATGTAGATTCTGCAGTCATTCGATTGACGAAAAGAGAAAAGCCGCTCGTGGAAGTGAAGGATGAAGAGTTTTTATTTCAGGTGACACGTGCAAGCTTTGCCCAAAGAAGAAAAACCATTTTAAATAATTTATCCAGTCAGCTTCCAAGTGGTAAGGAGAAGAAGGAGCAAATTATTGAGGCCCTTGAAGAAACAGGTATTGATCCAACAAGACGGGGTGAAACGTTAACGATTGAAGAGTTCGGGCGTTTGAGTGATGCTTTATTAGGGACATTTAAATAA